One window from the genome of Streptomyces sp. NBC_00287 encodes:
- a CDS encoding LysR family transcriptional regulator: MLNLERLRTLDALARHGSVSGAAEGLHITTSAVSQQMSKLEREVGQQLLAKNGRGVRLTDAGRLLAEHAARILSQVELAQSDLEAQRGQVAGELRVSAFPTAARGLFPAALAALRAEHPGLRLRSSELEPEQGVAGVVRGDLDLAVVLDWYNKPMPLPDGLVKAPILDDPADVAMPVDHRFAGRDEVDLAEFAEDEWITWGQGEFCHEWLMFTLRSKGIEPIVGHRAAETHTQLGLVAAGLGVCVVPLLGRHPMPAGVVTVPLKQRVRRHVYVIWRADADRRPSIRAAVKALRAAGERVGATATTAS; the protein is encoded by the coding sequence ATGTTGAACCTGGAGCGCCTGCGCACCCTCGACGCCCTCGCCCGGCACGGCTCGGTCAGCGGCGCGGCCGAGGGGCTGCACATCACCACGTCCGCCGTCTCCCAGCAGATGTCCAAGCTGGAGCGGGAGGTCGGCCAGCAACTGCTCGCCAAGAACGGCCGGGGGGTCCGGCTCACCGACGCCGGACGGCTCCTCGCGGAGCATGCGGCGCGGATCCTGTCGCAGGTCGAACTGGCCCAGTCCGACCTGGAGGCACAGCGCGGTCAAGTCGCGGGGGAACTCAGAGTGTCGGCGTTCCCGACCGCCGCGCGCGGACTCTTCCCGGCCGCTCTCGCCGCGCTGCGCGCCGAACACCCGGGCCTGCGGCTGCGCTCCAGCGAGCTGGAACCCGAACAGGGCGTCGCCGGGGTGGTGCGCGGCGATCTGGACCTGGCCGTGGTGCTCGACTGGTACAACAAGCCGATGCCGCTGCCGGACGGTCTGGTCAAGGCGCCGATCCTGGACGACCCCGCCGATGTGGCGATGCCGGTCGACCACCGGTTCGCGGGCCGCGACGAGGTGGACCTCGCCGAGTTCGCCGAGGACGAGTGGATCACCTGGGGCCAGGGCGAGTTCTGCCACGAGTGGCTGATGTTCACCCTGCGCTCCAAGGGCATCGAGCCGATCGTCGGCCACCGCGCCGCCGAGACCCACACCCAGCTCGGTCTGGTCGCCGCGGGGCTCGGCGTGTGCGTCGTCCCCCTCCTCGGCCGCCATCCGATGCCGGCCGGAGTCGTCACCGTGCCGCTCAAGCAGCGGGTGCGGCGGCATGTCTACGTGATCTGGCGCGCGGACGCGGACCGCCGGCCGTCGATCCGGGCGGCGGTCAAGGCGCTGCGGGCGGCGGGGGAGCGCGTGGGCGCTACGGCGACGACAGCTTCCTGA
- a CDS encoding DMT family transporter, protein MTRSRSLLDWRLRFAVLSLIWGFSFLLIKVGTEGYAPFQVTLGRLLFGTAVLAVAMAARRERLPRGARTWGHLTVAALLLNALPFSLFAYAELTIPSTLAGICNATSPLWGMALSMVALSEDRPTRLRVAGLGVGFLGVLTVLGAWQGFAGMDARGTGMALLASLCYPIGWIYVRRTLAGSRSSNLSLTGAQLLLATLQLAVVTPLFTTAPTDFPLLPLLAVAALGALGTGVAVLLQYGLVAEVGPTTAQMVTYFIPVIATAAGVALLGESLSWSTPVGAVIVLVGAALTQIRPRARGAVPADGDRIAREPAKAAS, encoded by the coding sequence ATGACCCGCTCTCGTTCGCTGCTCGACTGGCGGCTCCGCTTCGCCGTCCTCTCCCTGATCTGGGGCTTCAGTTTTCTGCTCATCAAGGTGGGCACCGAGGGATATGCGCCCTTCCAGGTCACCCTCGGCCGACTGCTGTTCGGTACGGCGGTACTCGCGGTAGCCATGGCGGCCCGGCGGGAGCGACTCCCGCGCGGGGCGCGCACCTGGGGGCATCTGACGGTCGCCGCGCTCCTGCTGAACGCGCTGCCCTTCTCCCTGTTCGCCTACGCGGAGCTGACGATCCCCTCGACGCTCGCGGGCATCTGCAACGCCACCTCACCGCTGTGGGGCATGGCCCTGTCCATGGTCGCCCTCTCCGAGGACCGGCCGACCCGGCTGCGGGTCGCGGGGCTCGGCGTGGGCTTCCTCGGTGTCCTGACGGTCCTCGGCGCCTGGCAGGGCTTCGCGGGTATGGACGCGCGGGGCACCGGCATGGCCCTGCTGGCCTCGCTCTGCTACCCGATCGGCTGGATCTACGTCCGCCGCACCCTGGCGGGTTCCCGCTCCTCGAACCTGTCCCTGACCGGCGCCCAACTCCTCCTCGCCACGCTCCAACTGGCCGTCGTCACCCCGCTGTTCACCACGGCCCCGACCGACTTCCCGCTGCTGCCCCTGCTCGCGGTCGCTGCCCTCGGCGCCCTCGGCACCGGCGTCGCGGTGCTCCTCCAGTACGGCCTGGTCGCGGAGGTCGGCCCGACGACGGCCCAGATGGTCACCTACTTCATCCCGGTCATCGCGACGGCGGCGGGCGTGGCCCTGCTCGGTGAGTCGCTGAGCTGGTCGACGCCGGTGGGCGCGGTGATCGTGCTGGTGGGGGCGGCGCTCACACAGATACGGCCACGCGCGCGTGGGGCCGTCCCGGCCGACGGCGACCGCATCGCGCGGGAGCCCGCGAAGGCCGCGTCCTAG
- a CDS encoding aminotransferase class I/II-fold pyridoxal phosphate-dependent enzyme — translation MLGEYRITGRRAAEIAAGIEAAVGSGELAPGQLLPPMRELAVELGVNPNTVAAAYRTLRERGVIETAGRRGSRVRPKPATTAREYVREEVPAGVRDLANGNPDPALLPPLAPAFAAAAEQGDRTPVLYGDDPMDPELARIARAELDRDGVPDGPLVVTSGSLDAIERVLAAHLKPGDTVAVEDPGWGSVLDLVPALGLRIAPVGVDDEGPLADDVRRALGAGARALIVTDRAQNPTGAAVSATRARALRSVLREHPDTLLIEDDHGHAIVDVPLHPLAGTTRHWAFTRSAAKAYGPDLRLAVLTGDDVTVDRVRGRQRLGPGWVSLIVQRAVVRLWSDGSVDPKAVAAAYGSRRDRLIGALADRGIAATGRTGMNVWIPVPDETGAVSRLLHAGWAVAPGARFRMNTSPGMRITVSTLTETETLALADAIASAVRPSPGRSGV, via the coding sequence GTGCTAGGAGAATATCGGATCACGGGCCGGCGCGCAGCTGAGATTGCGGCCGGCATCGAGGCGGCGGTCGGCTCCGGGGAGCTGGCGCCGGGACAACTGCTGCCGCCCATGCGGGAGTTGGCGGTCGAACTGGGCGTGAATCCCAATACGGTCGCGGCCGCGTACCGGACCCTGCGAGAGCGCGGTGTCATCGAGACCGCCGGACGCCGGGGCAGCCGGGTGCGGCCCAAGCCGGCCACCACCGCGCGGGAGTACGTCCGGGAGGAGGTCCCCGCCGGAGTGCGGGATCTGGCGAACGGCAATCCGGACCCGGCGCTGCTGCCCCCGCTCGCCCCGGCGTTCGCGGCGGCGGCGGAACAGGGGGACCGGACGCCGGTCCTCTACGGCGACGACCCCATGGACCCGGAGCTGGCCCGGATCGCACGCGCCGAGCTGGACCGGGACGGGGTACCGGACGGGCCCCTCGTCGTCACCTCCGGCTCGCTGGACGCCATCGAGCGTGTCCTCGCCGCGCATCTCAAGCCGGGGGACACCGTCGCCGTCGAGGACCCCGGCTGGGGCAGCGTCCTCGACCTCGTCCCGGCGCTCGGGCTGCGCATCGCACCCGTGGGCGTCGACGACGAAGGGCCGCTCGCCGACGATGTACGCCGGGCGCTCGGCGCCGGTGCCCGCGCCCTGATCGTCACCGACCGGGCGCAGAACCCGACCGGCGCCGCGGTGAGCGCCACGCGCGCGCGTGCGCTGCGTTCCGTGCTCCGGGAGCACCCGGACACCCTGCTGATCGAGGACGACCACGGACACGCCATCGTCGACGTCCCGCTGCACCCCCTGGCCGGCACCACCCGCCACTGGGCCTTCACCCGCTCCGCCGCCAAGGCCTACGGCCCCGATCTACGCCTCGCGGTGCTCACCGGCGACGATGTGACGGTCGACCGAGTCCGCGGCCGACAGCGCCTCGGGCCCGGCTGGGTCAGCCTGATCGTCCAGCGGGCCGTGGTCCGGCTGTGGTCCGACGGTTCGGTCGACCCGAAGGCGGTGGCGGCCGCGTACGGCAGCCGCCGCGACCGGCTCATCGGCGCGCTCGCCGACCGGGGCATCGCCGCAACGGGCCGTACCGGCATGAACGTCTGGATCCCCGTCCCCGACGAGACCGGCGCCGTCTCCCGCCTCCTGCACGCCGGCTGGGCCGTCGCCCCAGGCGCCCGCTTCCGCATGAACACCAGCCCCGGCATGCGCATCACGGTCTCGACGCTGACCGAGACGGAGACGCTGGCCCTGGCCGACGCCATCGCCTCGGCCGTACGGCCGTCCCCCGGCCGGAGCGGTGTCTAG
- a CDS encoding pyridoxamine 5'-phosphate oxidase family protein: protein MQGTQPPMSQPTAYTPTDRTVPTRSAERASYDKELVHSILDEAYVCHLGFVRDGAPVVLPTLFGRVGDRLYVHGSTGSRPLRMTGQADPGLPVCLTVTHVDALILARSAFHHSMNYRSVVVHGVAHQVTDPEEKRIALDALVDHVVPGRSADSRPANKKELAATAVIRLDLNEVSAKLRTGGVNDEPEDLALPHWAGVVPLRKGYETPIDDPDLTPGTEIPAYLR from the coding sequence ATGCAGGGGACCCAGCCGCCGATGTCGCAGCCCACCGCCTACACACCGACCGACCGCACGGTTCCCACCCGCTCCGCCGAGCGGGCGTCGTACGACAAGGAGCTGGTGCACTCGATACTCGACGAGGCCTATGTCTGCCATCTGGGCTTCGTCCGGGACGGTGCGCCGGTGGTGCTGCCGACGCTGTTCGGGCGGGTCGGCGACCGGCTCTATGTCCATGGCTCGACCGGCTCGCGTCCGCTGCGGATGACGGGGCAGGCCGACCCGGGGCTGCCGGTGTGCCTGACGGTGACGCACGTGGACGCGCTGATCCTGGCCCGCTCGGCCTTCCACCACTCGATGAACTACCGGTCCGTGGTGGTGCACGGCGTCGCCCACCAGGTGACAGACCCCGAGGAGAAGCGGATCGCGCTGGACGCGCTGGTCGACCATGTCGTGCCGGGCCGTTCGGCGGACTCCCGGCCCGCCAACAAGAAGGAACTGGCCGCCACCGCCGTCATCCGCCTCGACCTGAACGAGGTCTCCGCGAAGCTCCGCACAGGCGGAGTGAACGACGAGCCCGAGGACCTCGCCCTCCCGCACTGGGCCGGAGTGGTCCCGCTGCGGAAGGGGTACGAGACGCCGATCGACGACCCGGACCTGACGCCCGGCACGGAGATCCCCGCATATCTGAGGTGA
- a CDS encoding EamA family transporter, which produces MPVRTSESSQGSHGRGMGLGLALASALAFGGSGVAAKPLIEAGLDPLHVVWLRVAGAALVMLPLALRHRALVRRRPALLAGFGLLGVAGVQAFYFASISRIPVGVALLVEYLAPALVLGWVRFVQRRPVTRAAALGVVLAVGGLACVVEVWAGLSFDALGLLLALGAACCQVGYFVLSDQGSDSADEAPDPLGVIAYGLLVGAAVLTVVARPWSMDWAVLADSADMNGTPVAAALLLSWIVLIATVVAYVTGVVSVRRLSPQVAGVVACLEAVIATVLAWVLLGEHLSAPQIIGGAIVLLGAFIAQSSAPSKGSAEPVASGGVERELSARGTT; this is translated from the coding sequence GTGCCGGTGCGTACGTCAGAGAGCAGTCAGGGCAGTCACGGCAGGGGGATGGGGCTCGGTCTCGCCCTCGCCTCCGCGCTCGCCTTCGGGGGATCCGGTGTCGCGGCCAAGCCGCTGATCGAGGCGGGCCTCGACCCGCTGCACGTGGTGTGGCTGAGGGTGGCCGGGGCGGCGCTGGTGATGCTGCCGCTCGCCCTGCGCCATCGCGCGCTGGTACGCCGCCGCCCCGCGCTGCTCGCCGGGTTCGGACTGCTCGGGGTGGCCGGCGTCCAGGCCTTCTACTTCGCCTCCATCTCCCGTATCCCGGTCGGCGTGGCGCTGCTCGTCGAGTACCTCGCGCCCGCGCTGGTGCTGGGCTGGGTGCGGTTCGTGCAGCGGCGGCCCGTGACCCGGGCCGCCGCGCTCGGGGTGGTCCTCGCGGTGGGTGGACTCGCCTGTGTCGTCGAGGTCTGGGCCGGGCTCAGCTTCGACGCCCTCGGGCTGCTTCTCGCGCTCGGCGCGGCCTGCTGTCAGGTCGGCTACTTCGTCCTGTCCGACCAGGGCAGCGACTCGGCCGACGAGGCGCCGGACCCGCTCGGCGTCATCGCCTACGGCCTGCTCGTCGGCGCTGCCGTGCTGACCGTCGTGGCCCGGCCCTGGTCCATGGACTGGGCCGTCCTCGCCGACAGCGCGGACATGAACGGCACCCCGGTCGCGGCCGCGCTGCTGCTGTCCTGGATCGTCCTCATCGCCACGGTCGTCGCCTATGTCACCGGCGTGGTCTCCGTACGCCGGCTCTCGCCGCAGGTCGCGGGCGTGGTCGCCTGCCTCGAAGCGGTCATCGCGACCGTCCTCGCCTGGGTCCTGCTCGGCGAGCACCTCTCCGCTCCGCAGATCATCGGCGGCGCGATCGTCCTGCTCGGTGCCTTCATCGCCCAGTCCTCGGCACCGAGCAAGGGTTCGGCGGAGCCCGTCGCCTCCGGCGGGGTGGAGCGGGAGCTGTCGGCCCGGGGGACGACGTGA
- a CDS encoding Clp protease N-terminal domain-containing protein, which translates to MQSRNPRRPDHDQAGGRPDDDARLSAELAAVISGARRRAVRDADRQVDTAHLLHSLLEYDPEVRDVFDGAPQIARLLGYLVQRSIGYGLRWQGSVEDSGAVPVVTEADGFSPLASGALEYACARAARRGDEPARGVDLLAAIVVDKEARAVEVLARAGIDAGEVYARIDSRPESYVGEG; encoded by the coding sequence GTGCAATCCCGTAATCCCCGCCGGCCGGACCACGACCAGGCCGGAGGGCGCCCGGACGACGATGCCCGGCTCAGTGCCGAACTGGCAGCGGTGATCTCCGGTGCCCGTCGACGCGCGGTGCGGGACGCGGACCGCCAGGTCGACACGGCCCATCTGCTGCACTCCCTGCTCGAGTACGACCCCGAGGTGCGGGACGTCTTCGACGGCGCACCTCAGATCGCCCGGCTGCTCGGCTATCTCGTCCAGCGCAGCATCGGCTACGGCCTGCGCTGGCAGGGCAGTGTCGAGGACTCCGGAGCGGTACCCGTGGTGACCGAGGCCGACGGTTTCTCCCCGCTGGCCTCGGGCGCGCTGGAGTACGCCTGCGCCCGCGCCGCCCGCCGCGGCGACGAACCCGCCCGTGGCGTCGACCTGCTCGCCGCGATCGTCGTCGACAAGGAGGCGCGGGCCGTCGAGGTGCTCGCCCGCGCGGGGATCGACGCCGGTGAGGTGTACGCCCGGATCGACAGCCGGCCCGAGAGCTACGTCGGCGAAGGCTGA
- a CDS encoding type II toxin-antitoxin system Rv0910 family toxin, whose translation MAEVSAEARIGAPADKVWAQLTDWPAYGEWNATHTNFPKGGPTALEVGGTFQENMKLMGFPAEVEWTIEELEPARVLTLRGKGPMAVSVATRYTLTPDGDATTVRIDGEFTGAAVSLMAGRLKDSGTAALNESLRKLAGLVT comes from the coding sequence ATGGCCGAAGTCAGCGCGGAGGCACGGATCGGGGCACCGGCCGACAAGGTGTGGGCGCAGCTCACGGACTGGCCCGCGTACGGCGAGTGGAACGCGACCCACACCAACTTCCCGAAGGGCGGTCCGACGGCCCTCGAAGTGGGCGGGACCTTCCAGGAGAACATGAAGCTGATGGGCTTCCCCGCCGAGGTCGAGTGGACGATCGAGGAACTGGAGCCGGCGCGGGTACTGACCCTGCGCGGCAAAGGGCCGATGGCCGTGAGCGTCGCCACCCGCTACACGCTGACGCCGGACGGGGACGCCACGACCGTCCGTATCGACGGGGAGTTCACCGGCGCCGCGGTGTCGTTGATGGCGGGCCGATTGAAGGACTCGGGGACGGCCGCCCTGAACGAGTCGCTGCGCAAGCTGGCCGGTCTGGTGACCTGA
- a CDS encoding PadR family transcriptional regulator has translation MRSHGFERGHGGPGRGGFEGGRAAFGPFGPGGPGFGGPGFGPGHWGPRGRGGPRGRARRGDVRASILALLKDRPMHGYEMIQEIAERSGGAWKPSPGSVYPTLQLLEDEGLIASESEGGKKLFSLTEAGRTAAEEGPEAPWEDASKGVDWEALSEIRQAGFGLMEAFGQVWKTGSKEQRDKALAVINEARKKLYLILADED, from the coding sequence ATGCGTTCCCATGGATTCGAACGTGGACACGGTGGTCCCGGCCGAGGTGGTTTTGAGGGTGGGCGTGCCGCCTTCGGGCCCTTCGGGCCGGGTGGTCCCGGCTTCGGCGGACCCGGCTTCGGTCCGGGGCACTGGGGGCCCAGGGGCCGCGGAGGTCCCAGGGGGAGGGCACGGCGCGGTGATGTACGCGCCTCGATCCTGGCCCTGCTCAAGGACCGGCCGATGCACGGCTACGAGATGATTCAGGAGATCGCCGAGCGCAGTGGCGGGGCGTGGAAGCCCAGTCCCGGTTCGGTGTACCCCACCCTCCAACTGCTGGAGGACGAGGGCCTGATCGCCAGTGAGAGCGAGGGTGGCAAGAAGCTGTTCTCCCTCACCGAGGCGGGCCGCACCGCGGCCGAAGAGGGCCCCGAGGCGCCCTGGGAGGACGCCTCCAAGGGCGTCGACTGGGAGGCTCTCAGTGAGATCCGCCAGGCCGGCTTCGGTCTGATGGAGGCCTTCGGTCAGGTCTGGAAGACCGGCAGCAAGGAGCAGCGCGACAAGGCGCTCGCCGTCATCAACGAGGCGCGCAAGAAGCTGTATCTGATCCTCGCCGACGAGGACTGA
- a CDS encoding PhzF family phenazine biosynthesis protein, producing the protein MRIRIVDAFTDRPFAGNPAGVLLLDAFPADDWLQQVAMEVNHAETAFAHRLSEDAEADWALRWFTPAAEVAMCGHATLATAHVLHTTGAHEGPVRFATRSGVLVATPREDGSFTLDFPTAPLTATEIPDGVAEALGAEPLAVFDTGPNVGDLLVELADEKTVRALTPDHKALGAFSERGIIATARAEDPARGYDFVSRCFFPNVGIDEDPVTGSAHTALAPFWSQRLERPDLTGLQASPRSGFVRTEVRGDRTLLSGRAVTVIDGELLA; encoded by the coding sequence ATGCGCATCCGAATCGTCGACGCCTTCACCGACCGCCCCTTCGCCGGGAACCCCGCGGGGGTCCTGCTCCTCGACGCCTTCCCCGCCGACGACTGGCTCCAGCAGGTCGCCATGGAGGTCAACCACGCCGAGACCGCGTTCGCCCACCGTCTGTCCGAGGACGCGGAGGCCGACTGGGCGCTGCGCTGGTTCACGCCCGCCGCCGAGGTCGCGATGTGCGGCCACGCGACGCTCGCCACGGCCCATGTGCTGCACACCACCGGCGCCCACGAGGGCCCGGTGCGGTTCGCCACCCGCAGTGGCGTGCTGGTCGCGACGCCCCGCGAGGACGGCTCGTTCACCCTGGACTTCCCGACCGCCCCGCTCACCGCGACCGAGATCCCGGACGGGGTCGCCGAGGCACTGGGTGCCGAGCCGCTGGCCGTCTTCGACACCGGCCCGAACGTGGGCGACCTGCTGGTGGAGCTGGCCGACGAGAAGACCGTCCGCGCTCTGACCCCCGACCACAAGGCCCTCGGCGCCTTCTCCGAGCGCGGCATCATCGCCACCGCCCGGGCCGAGGACCCCGCGCGGGGCTACGACTTCGTCTCCCGCTGCTTCTTCCCGAACGTCGGCATCGACGAGGACCCGGTCACCGGCAGCGCCCACACCGCGCTGGCCCCATTCTGGTCACAGCGCCTCGAGCGCCCCGACCTCACAGGGCTGCAGGCCTCTCCCCGCTCAGGTTTCGTCCGCACGGAGGTGCGCGGCGACCGCACCCTGCTGAGCGGCCGCGCGGTCACGGTGATCGACGGCGAGCTGCTGGCCTAG
- a CDS encoding CPBP family intramembrane glutamic endopeptidase gives MQAEAGPAADSFPQEGPSRRILRDELLLVLGVSLGASGVSALISFIGSVTKPGGLKDQAATLNASAAPGRPWLDLAWQLFGITTSLVPVLLVAHFLLREGSGLRALGFDRTRPWPDLARGAAVAAVIGSSGIAFYLAARGLGFNLTVVPEALPEVWWKYPVLVLSALQNAILEEVIVVGYLLRRLHQLGWTPGTALMASSVLRGSYHLYQGIGGFIGNMVMGVVFVYLYRRWGRVGPLVVAHSLLDIGAFVGYALLAGKVDWLPTA, from the coding sequence GTGCAGGCGGAGGCGGGTCCCGCGGCCGATTCATTCCCGCAGGAGGGGCCCTCGCGCCGGATCCTCCGTGACGAACTGCTGCTGGTCCTGGGCGTCTCGCTCGGGGCGAGCGGTGTCTCCGCACTGATCAGCTTCATCGGCTCGGTCACCAAACCCGGGGGCCTGAAGGACCAGGCGGCCACCCTCAACGCCTCCGCCGCACCCGGCCGCCCCTGGCTGGACCTCGCCTGGCAGCTCTTCGGGATCACGACGTCCCTGGTGCCCGTGCTCCTCGTCGCGCACTTCCTGCTGCGCGAGGGCAGCGGTCTGCGGGCCCTCGGATTCGACCGCACCCGCCCCTGGCCGGACCTGGCCCGAGGCGCCGCCGTCGCCGCGGTCATCGGCAGCAGCGGCATCGCCTTCTATCTCGCCGCCCGGGGCCTGGGCTTCAACCTGACCGTGGTCCCCGAGGCGCTGCCCGAGGTGTGGTGGAAGTACCCGGTGCTGGTCCTGTCGGCACTGCAGAACGCGATCCTCGAAGAGGTCATCGTGGTCGGCTATCTGCTGCGCCGACTCCACCAGTTGGGCTGGACGCCCGGCACCGCGCTGATGGCCAGCTCCGTACTGCGCGGCTCGTACCACCTCTATCAGGGCATCGGCGGCTTCATCGGGAACATGGTGATGGGCGTGGTGTTCGTCTACCTCTACCGCCGCTGGGGCCGGGTCGGCCCGCTGGTGGTGGCGCACTCGCTGCTCGACATCGGCGCGTTCGTCGGATACGCGCTGCTCGCAGGGAAGGTCGACTGGCTGCCGACAGCCTGA
- a CDS encoding glutamate--cysteine ligase, producing MGEKVVAGRFDLSDRQHYRDKLRKCLAGLERLLAEKRFDRPKNLMGLEIELNLAGADGMPRMLNAQVLERIASRDFQTELAMFNLEVNIAPHRLGGRVFDRLAEELRTSLAYADRKAGELDAGIMMIGILPTLDRDDLVSSNLSDVDRYTLLNDQIVAARGEDFVLDIDGVEHLTCTSKSIAPEAACTSVQLHLQVTPARFADVWNAAQAVAAAQVAVGANSPFLFGRELWRESRPPLFTQSTDTRPPELQAQGVRPRTWFGERWISSAYDLFEENLRYYPALLPICDDEDPLQVLDEGGIPSLAELVLHNGTVYRWNRPVYGIADGVPHLRVENRVLPAGPTITDVIANAAFYYGVIRALAEEPRPVWTRLPFEAAAANFDTACRHGIDARLQWPRRGRYGGTTEIDAATLVRDELLPLAEAGLDAWGVEPADRDLYLGVIEERCRRRANGASWQSATFHRALEKGLSRDAALAATTRRYRDLMRLGDPVHTWPVGLPEAVPLG from the coding sequence ATGGGGGAGAAGGTCGTGGCAGGTCGGTTCGATCTGTCCGACCGCCAGCACTACCGCGACAAGCTCCGGAAGTGTCTGGCGGGCCTGGAGCGGCTTCTGGCGGAGAAGCGGTTCGATCGCCCGAAGAACCTCATGGGGCTCGAGATCGAATTGAATCTCGCTGGAGCCGACGGCATGCCGAGAATGTTGAATGCACAGGTTCTCGAGCGGATCGCGAGTCGGGATTTCCAAACAGAACTCGCCATGTTCAACCTGGAAGTCAACATAGCCCCACACCGGCTGGGTGGCCGCGTTTTTGATCGGCTCGCCGAGGAACTCCGAACCTCTCTGGCATATGCCGATCGGAAAGCCGGTGAGCTCGACGCGGGAATCATGATGATCGGCATTCTGCCGACTCTCGACCGGGACGACCTGGTCTCTTCCAACCTCTCCGATGTCGATCGTTACACGCTGCTCAACGACCAGATCGTGGCCGCCCGCGGCGAGGATTTCGTTCTCGACATCGACGGCGTGGAGCATCTCACCTGCACCTCGAAGTCGATAGCGCCCGAGGCCGCCTGCACCTCGGTCCAACTTCATCTCCAGGTCACCCCGGCCCGCTTCGCCGACGTCTGGAACGCCGCCCAGGCCGTCGCCGCCGCCCAGGTCGCGGTCGGCGCCAACTCGCCCTTCCTGTTCGGCCGCGAGCTCTGGCGCGAGTCCCGCCCCCCGCTGTTCACCCAGTCCACCGACACCCGCCCGCCCGAACTCCAGGCCCAGGGCGTCCGCCCGCGCACCTGGTTCGGGGAGCGCTGGATCTCCTCCGCCTACGACCTCTTCGAGGAGAACCTGCGCTACTACCCCGCCCTCCTGCCGATCTGCGACGACGAGGACCCGCTCCAGGTGCTCGACGAGGGCGGCATCCCCTCGCTCGCCGAACTCGTCCTGCACAACGGCACGGTGTATCGCTGGAACCGCCCGGTCTACGGCATCGCCGACGGCGTCCCGCACCTGCGGGTCGAGAACCGCGTCCTGCCCGCGGGCCCCACCATCACCGACGTCATCGCCAACGCGGCCTTCTACTACGGCGTCATCCGCGCCCTCGCCGAGGAGCCGCGCCCGGTGTGGACCCGGCTGCCGTTCGAGGCGGCCGCCGCCAACTTCGACACCGCCTGCCGGCACGGCATCGACGCCCGCCTCCAGTGGCCCCGGCGCGGACGCTACGGCGGCACCACGGAGATCGACGCGGCCACCCTCGTACGCGACGAACTGCTGCCGCTCGCCGAGGCCGGTCTTGACGCGTGGGGAGTCGAGCCCGCCGACCGGGACCTGTATCTCGGGGTCATCGAGGAGCGCTGCCGGCGCCGCGCGAACGGAGCCTCCTGGCAGTCCGCCACCTTCCATCGGGCCCTCGAAAAGGGGCTGTCCCGGGACGCCGCCCTCGCCGCCACCACCCGCCGCTACCGAGATCTGATGCGCCTGGGCGATCCGGTCCACACCTGGCCGGTGGGGCTTCCGGAGGCCGTGCCGCTGGGCTGA
- a CDS encoding DUF5999 family protein, producing MCQHQPPCPSADSADREGARLMAHHPEQGWSLLCNGVLLFEDTGELLPDGQIIAPHRPLGAEQVMTAA from the coding sequence ATGTGCCAGCACCAGCCACCGTGTCCCTCCGCAGACTCCGCCGACCGGGAGGGCGCCCGCCTCATGGCGCACCACCCGGAACAGGGCTGGTCCCTGCTGTGCAACGGCGTTCTGCTCTTCGAGGACACCGGTGAGCTCCTGCCCGACGGCCAGATCATCGCCCCGCACCGCCCACTGGGCGCCGAACAGGTGATGACCGCGGCCTGA